In Macadamia integrifolia cultivar HAES 741 chromosome 5, SCU_Mint_v3, whole genome shotgun sequence, a single window of DNA contains:
- the LOC122079871 gene encoding putative disease resistance RPP13-like protein 3: MAAGILSIVQRLASKLLDEADFLSGVQDQAQLLSDEIRLMSSVLQDALEKRRTGNEVEEWLKQVRDAVMKAEDVVDLIIFRAERQRKRNFLTRYIICYPNHLFYLRKLGKEIEKSIKKMNQLSIRRSTLGLATSEAGGQSSIGTIRIEQGLHFHRGDRVEDFFVIGFQEEEKEIVKKLLTPIELAQEPCPTVVVSIVGMGGSGKTTLARKIYKRNDVMNHFQTRAWISISQQYRIKDLLLVIIEQIKPLTPKEKDLDSLNVESLIHILSSHLRETTFLIVFDDLWRFQDWDMLKQALPLQGEGYQSRVLVTSRNEIVAIYANPSTTPYFQRLLNEDESWELFQAKVMGSKDVGCPEDLEDLGRRIVHKCHGLPLAIVVLGGLLSIRERTHIAWSKVLDSVNWELNQNERSCQQVLALSYTDLQDHLKPCFLYLGLFPEKYEIKRYRLIWLWVAEGFIEPRERSTMEDVAGDYIEELIQRSMIQPTSRSYDGRVTSCRIHDLVRDLAISKAKEERFLEVHGSDNLIPTNKSHRLSIIEPIEGVMLGPSTNYAPNQGTTPNHLHSLFCFSISMIIERNSWMTSTFGAMIKLLRVLDLEGAPVSSISYGSLDQIGKLIFLKYFSLRGTRITYLPDSIGELQNLQTLDLRHSYLQEMPTMKQHQLRHLVLYCPYDVPMLMRSDCSLEHLTNLQTLVLHSGNWIKSSLHKLINLRELCKVFGKHLRVLYKGALLDAIPKLKHLRGLRLIDRRTSLRSDGLAINLPVSFAGQLELYHLILMGINGIRDFPLNLTTLLLGSQTLQRTQMEILEKLPKLRCLILLEVHMGPAIIFPADGFLQLEELVLINLYHLYDFIMREGALQNLRVLMIQNCGLKGLPDELKRVVTLQELTWSLIPDGFEDMIREHIREDFGHIPSIATEPDFGLPERWLYDFGQLC; this comes from the coding sequence ATGGCTGCGGGCATCTTGTCCATTGTACAGAGATTAGCTTCGAAGCTACTAGATGAAGCTGATTTCCTATCTGGAGTGCAAGATCAAGCCCAATTGCTAAGCGACGAGATCAGATTGATGAGTTCTGTACTGCAAGATGCCCTTGAGAAACGCCGAACAGGAAATGAGGTAGAAGAATGGCTGAAACAAGTTAGAGATGCTGTCATGAAGGCCGAGGATGTGGTTGATTTGATCATCTTTCGAGCAGAGCGACAACGGAAAAGAAACTTCTTAACCAGGTACATCATCTGCTACCCCAATCACCTATTTTATCTCCGCAAGTTAGggaaggaaatagaaaaatccaTTAAAAAGATGAACCAGCTTTCAATTAGGAGATCTACTTTAGGCCTCGCAACTTCAGAGGCTGGTGGGCAAAGTTCAATAGGTACAATTCGTATTGAACAAGGCCTGCATTTTCATCGGGGAGATCGTGTCGAAGATTTTTTTGTCATTGGATtccaagaggaagagaaagaaatagtaaAGAAGTTGCTAACACCCATAGAGCTGGCCCAGGAACCCTGTCCTACTGTTGTTGTTTCAATAGTAGGAATGGGTGGTAGTGGCAAAACAACCCTTGCTAGAAAAATCTACAAAAGGAATGATGTTATGAATCATTTTCAGACTCGTGCCTGGATTTCTATTTCTCAACAGTACAGAATAAAAGATCTTCTCCTAGTCATCATAGAACAGATCAAGCCCCTCACCCCTAAAGAAAAGGACCTAGATAGCCTAAATGTTGAAAGCTTGATCCATATTCTTTCAAGTCACTTGAGAGAAACAACCTTCCTAATTGTATTTGATGACTTATGGAGGTTTCAAGACTGGGACATGTTGAAACAAGCCCTTCCACTTCAAGGAGAAGGCTATCAAAGCAGGGTATTGGTTACAAGTCGCAATGAAATCGTAGCTATATATGCAAATCCCTCAACAACTCCCTATTTCCAACGTCTTTTGAATGAAGATGAGAGTTGGGAGCTCTTCCAAGCAAAGGTGATGGGTAGCAAAGATGTAGGTTGCCCTGAAGATTTGGAGGATTTGGGAAGGAGAATTGTCCACAAGTGTCATGGATTGCCACTTGCCATTGTAGTATTAGGGGGTCTCTTATCCATTAGAGAGAGGACTCATATTGCCTGGTCCAAGGTTCTTGATAGTGTAAATTGGGAACTAAATCAGAATGAAAGGAGTTGCCAACAAGTATTGGCTTTGAGTTATACTGACTTACAAGATCATTTGAAGCCCTGTTTCCTCTATTTAGGTCTTTTCCcagaaaaatatgaaatcaaGCGCTATAGATTGATCTGGTTATGGGTGGCAGAAGGCTTCATCGAACCAAGAGAACGCTCAACGATGGAAGATGTGGCCGGAGATTACATTGAGGAGCTTATCCAAAGAAGCATGATTCAACCAACAAGTCGAAGTTATGATGGGCGTGTCACAAGTTGTCGTATCCATGATCTTGTTCGAGATCTAGCAATTTCAAAAGCTAAGGAAGAGAGATTTCTTGAAGTTCATGGGAGTGACAATTTAATTCCCACCAATAAATCCCACAGGCTTTCCATCATTGAACCTATTGAAGGAGTTATGCTTGGTCCTTCAACTAATTATGCTCCAAACCAAGGTACTACTCCAAATCATCTCCATTCCTTATTTTGCTTCTCCATCTCTATGATTATTGAGAGAAACTCTTGGATGACATCTACTTTTGGAGCCATGATCAAGTTGCTTAGAGTCTTAGATCTAGAGGGAGCACCTGTAAGTTCTATATCTTATGGCTCGCTCGACCAGATCGGAAAACTCATCTTCCTTAAGTACTTTAGCCTTCGTGGTACCAGAATAACATATCTTCCAGACTCGATCGGAGAACTGCAAAATCTACAAACACTTGATTTACGACATTCTTATCTTCAAGAGATGCCAACAATGAAACAACATCAACTAAGACATCTTGTTTTATATTGTCCTTATGATGTACCTATGTTGATGCGCTCCGATTGTTCTCTCGAGCACTTGACTAACCTACAGACACTAGTGCTACATAGTGGAAATTGGATCAAAAGTAGCCTCCACAAGTTGATTAATCTGAGAGAGCTATGTAAAGTGTTTGGTAAACATTTGCGGGTTCTATACAAAGGGGCATTGTTAGACGCCATCCCCAAATTGAAGCACCTTCGGGGCCTTCGTCTCATAGACCGTCGGACAAGTCTCCGAAGTGATGGTTTGGCAATCAATCTTCCTGTTTCATTTGCTGGCCAATTGGAGCTCTATCATTTGATCTTAATGGGAATAAATGGAATCCGAGATTTTCCATTAAATCTCACCACCTTATTATTGGGTTCACAGACACTACAACGGACACAAATGGAAATACTAGAGAAGCTACCCAAACTAAGGTGCCTTATCTTGCTTGAGGTACATATGGGACCTGCTATAATTTTTCCTGCAGATGGGTTTCTTCAACTTGAGGAGTTGGTGTTGATTAACTTATATCACTTGTACGATTTCATAATGAGGGAAGGAGCATTACAGAACCTTAGGGTTTTAATGATTCAAAACTGTGGGTTGAAAGGGCTTCCAGATGAGTTGAAACGAGTGGTCACTCTCCAAGAACTTACCTGGTCTTTAATACCAGATGGGTTTGAAGACATGATCCGAGAACACATAAGAGAAGATTTCGGGCACATACCTTCCATTGCAACTGAACCAGATTTCGGGCTTCCTGAGCGTTGGCTATATGATTTTGGTCAGTTGTGTTGA